The following are encoded together in the Microscilla marina ATCC 23134 genome:
- a CDS encoding nucleoside recognition domain-containing protein translates to MVLNYIWVAFFLIAFIIALYKLIFEGDIEIFDRLIKSTFDQSSLAFELALHLTGAMAMWLGIMKIGEKAGIVKMLTFVFGPFFRRLFPEIPTNHPAITPIFMKLSANLLGLDNAGTPLGIKAMQEMQKLNPKKEEASNAQIMFAVLNTTGLTFIPLTVMIYRARLQAANPSDIFIPILISAAVTGIAGMILVSLYQRINLFDPVLLGYLAVILGSLGIAIYYLSGLPKEKISDISKVVSNLILFSIIVFFILLALYRRVNIYESFIEGAKEGFDVAIKIIPYLVGIMIAIGVFKESGALEIITSTLKKIVIYFGVNPDFIPAMPTAFMKPLSGSGATGMMLETMNHYGVDSFQGRLVSIFQGTTDTTLYILAIYFGAVNIKKTRYAATCGLLADLIGVITAIYVTYIFYH, encoded by the coding sequence ATGGTATTAAATTACATTTGGGTAGCCTTTTTCCTGATTGCGTTTATCATTGCGCTTTATAAGCTGATATTTGAAGGGGATATAGAAATATTTGATCGCCTTATCAAGTCTACTTTTGATCAATCATCCCTTGCCTTTGAGCTTGCCCTGCACCTTACCGGAGCCATGGCTATGTGGTTGGGCATCATGAAAATAGGCGAAAAGGCAGGCATTGTAAAAATGCTGACCTTTGTTTTTGGCCCTTTCTTTCGTCGTTTATTCCCCGAAATTCCTACCAATCACCCAGCAATCACCCCTATTTTTATGAAACTGTCGGCCAACCTACTGGGACTCGACAATGCTGGAACTCCTTTGGGTATCAAGGCAATGCAGGAAATGCAAAAACTCAACCCCAAAAAAGAAGAAGCATCTAATGCCCAAATTATGTTTGCGGTGCTCAATACCACCGGGCTTACCTTTATTCCCCTGACGGTAATGATTTACCGAGCCCGTTTACAAGCGGCCAACCCTTCAGACATTTTTATTCCTATACTTATTTCGGCGGCAGTTACTGGCATTGCCGGAATGATACTAGTATCGCTCTATCAGCGTATCAACTTGTTTGACCCAGTATTGCTGGGCTACCTTGCCGTGATCCTGGGTTCATTGGGAATAGCTATTTATTACTTGTCAGGGTTGCCCAAAGAAAAAATCAGTGACATATCTAAGGTGGTCAGTAATCTAATCCTGTTTAGCATCATTGTATTTTTTATACTACTTGCCCTCTATAGGCGAGTCAATATCTACGAGTCCTTTATCGAAGGTGCCAAAGAAGGGTTTGATGTAGCCATCAAGATTATACCTTACCTGGTGGGCATTATGATAGCCATTGGGGTTTTTAAAGAATCGGGTGCGTTGGAAATTATTACCTCTACTCTCAAAAAAATAGTGATTTACTTTGGGGTGAACCCTGATTTTATCCCCGCCATGCCTACGGCATTTATGAAGCCACTCAGTGGCAGTGGGGCTACTGGTATGATGCTCGAAACAATGAACCACTATGGGGTAGATTCGTTTCAGGGGCGTTTGGTCTCCATTTTTCAAGGAACGACCGACACTACACTCTACATTTTAGCCATTTACTTTGGGGCAGTCAATATCAAAAAAACCCGCTATGCGGCTACTTGTGGTTTGCTGGCAGATCTTATTGGGGTGATCACAGCCATTTATGTAACCTATATTTTTTATCATTAA
- a CDS encoding PrsW family glutamic-type intramembrane protease: MKFALIYIVVVIALIVGVNQWLTVPFFAQQKPKKIINPQFEKKIASQTTNDTTSLEYHYQLLTYHFGKPAYQATPTANIYRNDKAIELYYRRYANYKNDDLRDIGHLGLGIIYFHKKQWQESGEAFDKIKNKSRRYISNARGEYYLEVGAVWVAEKLFKQEIKLRGAVDKAHQNLIKALSRQQKWKELDQLLHLPKNKAYLAQTDPDILAYMYFSQGKVLSYVQVRLRLKTNTIAIIASWLITMVWLVYLMRIKCFAKPAYTLWLGCFVGAVLSTFLAFPLYDYYHLKLGFYPTGGVFNDFLYCIAAIGLIEESVKFLPVIIILWLFPKSIKEPIDYILLASVAALGFAATENLLYLAKDTANIIHHRAFFSVVSHLFDSSVIAYGLVLARYRLSKRPMWLQGLLYWGLAACAHGFFDFWLINPIARFFFLFTFGFMVLSMALWMSFMNNALNISPVFDDQKVFNSDHLKRFLVVSLTIILLFDYVSTALLKGAEVANTELNDTLVFALFFMGFLSTSLANFDLVRGHWQPLYKTSFFKKPNYNYLIGKKIQLSSRQSPEVEEFFPQPLTIGTRLVFDDETTYFRLDLPAPVTITSHTVETLVLFVKYKNERPKYNENMGVRLFLMDLLESENLNNTILRKDKLNFWIAASACLVE, translated from the coding sequence ATGAAATTCGCCCTGATTTATATTGTTGTAGTCATTGCCCTTATTGTTGGAGTAAACCAATGGCTGACTGTGCCTTTTTTTGCGCAACAAAAACCCAAAAAAATTATTAACCCTCAGTTTGAAAAGAAAATTGCCAGCCAAACTACCAACGATACTACCTCCTTAGAGTACCACTACCAGTTGCTTACTTATCATTTTGGCAAACCTGCCTACCAAGCTACTCCTACAGCCAATATTTACCGCAACGACAAAGCCATCGAGCTGTATTACAGGAGGTATGCCAACTATAAAAATGATGACCTGCGCGACATTGGTCACTTGGGTTTGGGCATTATTTATTTTCACAAGAAGCAATGGCAGGAATCGGGAGAGGCATTTGACAAAATAAAAAATAAGTCAAGAAGGTATATCAGTAACGCTCGTGGCGAGTACTACCTTGAGGTAGGTGCAGTGTGGGTTGCCGAAAAATTGTTTAAACAAGAAATCAAACTGAGAGGAGCCGTAGACAAAGCCCATCAAAACCTGATTAAGGCGCTTTCCAGGCAACAAAAATGGAAAGAGTTGGATCAATTGCTTCATCTGCCCAAAAACAAAGCGTATTTGGCGCAAACCGACCCCGATATACTTGCCTATATGTACTTTAGTCAAGGCAAAGTGTTGAGTTATGTACAAGTACGTTTAAGGCTCAAAACCAATACTATAGCCATTATTGCCAGTTGGTTGATTACAATGGTTTGGCTTGTTTACCTGATGCGTATCAAGTGCTTTGCCAAGCCTGCCTACACCTTGTGGCTGGGGTGTTTTGTGGGAGCGGTTTTGTCTACGTTTTTGGCTTTCCCCTTGTACGACTATTACCACCTCAAGTTAGGGTTTTATCCTACGGGTGGTGTGTTCAATGACTTTTTGTATTGCATAGCTGCCATTGGATTGATAGAAGAAAGTGTCAAGTTTTTGCCTGTCATCATTATTCTTTGGCTTTTCCCTAAGTCCATCAAGGAGCCCATCGACTATATTTTGCTGGCATCGGTGGCAGCTTTAGGGTTTGCTGCCACCGAAAACCTGCTTTATTTGGCAAAAGATACCGCAAATATTATTCACCATCGGGCATTTTTTTCGGTAGTGTCTCATTTGTTCGACAGCTCTGTTATTGCCTATGGGCTAGTGCTTGCCCGTTATCGGTTATCCAAACGTCCTATGTGGTTGCAGGGCTTGCTGTATTGGGGGCTTGCTGCCTGTGCCCATGGCTTTTTCGACTTTTGGTTGATCAATCCAATTGCCCGTTTTTTCTTCTTGTTTACTTTTGGTTTTATGGTGTTGTCTATGGCATTGTGGATGAGCTTTATGAACAATGCCTTGAATATATCTCCTGTTTTCGATGATCAAAAAGTATTTAATTCTGACCATCTTAAGCGATTTTTGGTAGTGTCACTCACTATTATATTGTTGTTTGACTACGTATCTACGGCTCTACTCAAAGGCGCAGAGGTAGCCAATACCGAGCTCAACGACACTTTAGTTTTTGCGTTGTTTTTTATGGGATTTTTGTCTACCAGTCTGGCAAACTTCGACTTGGTGCGTGGCCATTGGCAACCCTTGTATAAAACCAGTTTTTTTAAGAAGCCTAACTACAATTACCTCATAGGTAAAAAAATACAGTTGAGCAGTCGGCAAAGCCCTGAAGTGGAGGAGTTCTTTCCCCAACCATTGACTATAGGCACACGCTTGGTGTTTGATGATGAAACTACTTATTTCAGACTTGATCTGCCTGCTCCTGTAACTATCACCAGTCATACTGTAGAAACATTGGTGCTATTTGTAAAGTACAAAAATGAACGTCCTAAATACAATGAAAATATGGGTGTAAGGCTTTTTTTGATGGATTTACTTGAATCTGAAAATCTTAATAATACAATTTTACGTAAAGATAAGCTCAACTTTTGGATAGCTGCTTCTGCCTGTTTGGTAGAATAA
- a CDS encoding tetratricopeptide repeat protein encodes MNKKTKAFVWTVGLLAMIGVTFAVVYNYYYNKASRKEIKYAKTQLAKQSYYQAMLGVGRAIYYKKKNPDAYFIWGQIEIEQHQNYPQAAYCMTKAIDYANQPNAAMFYLRGKCYYKMKEYKKAVADLQKATQQGGQADSLGYYLKASKTKL; translated from the coding sequence ATGAATAAGAAAACAAAAGCCTTTGTCTGGACTGTAGGTCTATTGGCGATGATAGGAGTTACATTTGCCGTAGTCTATAACTATTACTACAATAAAGCCTCTAGAAAAGAGATAAAGTATGCCAAAACGCAGCTTGCCAAGCAAAGTTATTATCAGGCAATGTTGGGAGTGGGGAGAGCGATTTATTACAAGAAAAAGAACCCAGATGCTTATTTTATTTGGGGACAAATAGAAATAGAGCAACACCAAAATTATCCGCAAGCCGCCTATTGTATGACCAAGGCCATTGATTATGCCAACCAACCCAATGCGGCTATGTTTTATCTGCGGGGCAAGTGTTATTACAAAATGAAAGAGTATAAAAAAGCAGTAGCTGACTTACAAAAAGCTACCCAACAAGGGGGACAGGCAGATAGCCTGGGTTATTACCTAAAAGCATCTAAAACAAAGCTATAA
- a CDS encoding long-chain fatty acid--CoA ligase has protein sequence MNMQNAPFNLAQCIEHAGKYYSHQKVITRKVEDDSIHEITYHEILRRVRQLANALKKLGVQQGDRIGTIALNTYRHLEAWYAISGQGAVCHTINPRLSAGQMDYIINHAEDRFICIDPIFWPLIEAMHPKFGKVEGYIVLTDAAHMPTTKHDVALYCYEELIKGESDQFEWPVFDENAGSSLCYTSGTTGNPKGVMYTHKSNLLHSYAAGLPDGFGIRSLDTLLVVVPLFHANSWGISYLGPMVGANLIFPGKLMDGEAIFELVDKYQATTAAGVPTVWTNLLDFAKQKGRKLDSLRDVVVGGSAAPPWMFDAFEQKHDAQLLHAWGMTETSPLGTINRAIPQLKDLPQEEQAKIRLKQGRPVFGIDLKIVDEEGNELPHNGEAVGHLLVRGNWVVHTYYGSDAPAVNKDGWFDTGDMASIDRFGYMEIVDRSKDLIKSGGEWISSVEMENTAMGHPDVLMAAAIALKHKKWGERPLLVVVPKEGKNPDKESIKTHLGTEFAKWQIPDEVVFVEEIPMTATGKFSKLTLRKQFEGFYEEEA, from the coding sequence ATGAATATGCAAAATGCTCCTTTTAACCTGGCGCAATGTATAGAGCACGCCGGAAAATACTATAGCCACCAAAAAGTGATTACCCGCAAGGTAGAAGACGATAGCATTCACGAAATTACTTACCACGAAATATTGCGAAGGGTGCGCCAGCTTGCCAATGCCCTCAAAAAACTAGGGGTACAACAAGGCGATCGCATAGGCACCATTGCCCTCAATACTTACCGCCACCTCGAAGCCTGGTATGCTATATCGGGGCAAGGGGCAGTGTGTCACACCATCAACCCACGTTTATCGGCGGGGCAAATGGATTACATCATCAACCACGCCGAAGACCGTTTTATTTGTATTGATCCTATCTTTTGGCCACTGATTGAGGCAATGCACCCCAAGTTTGGCAAGGTAGAAGGCTACATCGTATTGACGGATGCCGCCCACATGCCCACCACCAAACACGATGTAGCACTCTATTGCTATGAAGAACTTATCAAAGGTGAGTCTGACCAGTTTGAATGGCCAGTGTTCGACGAAAACGCGGGTTCATCGCTGTGTTATACATCGGGCACTACCGGAAACCCCAAGGGGGTCATGTATACGCACAAGTCTAACTTGTTGCACTCGTATGCTGCCGGGCTCCCCGATGGCTTTGGCATCCGTAGCCTAGATACTCTCCTGGTAGTAGTGCCCTTGTTTCACGCCAACTCCTGGGGCATTTCTTACCTGGGACCTATGGTGGGTGCCAACCTTATTTTTCCGGGCAAACTTATGGACGGTGAAGCCATTTTTGAACTGGTAGATAAATACCAGGCAACTACTGCCGCGGGTGTGCCTACAGTATGGACCAACTTGCTCGACTTTGCCAAACAAAAAGGGCGAAAGCTTGACTCGTTGCGTGATGTAGTAGTAGGCGGGTCGGCAGCACCTCCGTGGATGTTTGATGCCTTTGAACAAAAACACGACGCCCAACTCTTGCACGCCTGGGGAATGACTGAAACCAGCCCACTAGGTACAATCAATCGTGCCATTCCACAACTCAAAGACTTGCCACAAGAAGAACAAGCCAAAATACGTTTGAAACAAGGACGCCCGGTATTTGGCATTGACCTAAAAATTGTAGACGAAGAAGGCAACGAGCTACCTCACAATGGTGAGGCAGTAGGACATTTGTTGGTGCGAGGCAATTGGGTAGTACATACTTACTATGGCAGCGATGCCCCTGCTGTAAACAAAGACGGTTGGTTCGACACGGGTGACATGGCATCTATTGACCGTTTTGGTTATATGGAAATTGTAGACCGTTCGAAGGACTTGATCAAGTCGGGGGGCGAATGGATAAGCTCGGTAGAAATGGAAAATACAGCCATGGGGCATCCTGATGTACTCATGGCAGCCGCCATTGCGCTCAAGCATAAAAAATGGGGTGAAAGGCCTTTGCTGGTGGTAGTGCCCAAAGAAGGTAAAAACCCAGACAAAGAAAGTATTAAGACACACCTGGGAACCGAGTTTGCCAAATGGCAGATTCCTGACGAGGTGGTTTTTGTAGAGGAGATTCCAATGACTGCCACGGGCAAGTTTAGCAAACTAACTTTGCGCAAACAGTTTGAAGGTTTTTACGAAGAAGAAGCCTAA
- a CDS encoding MBOAT family O-acyltransferase — protein sequence MGKTNIYAQRPIYFAKKQNSMIHPLVVAAFVLTSVCLVAAFPANRRWQALLISSLVFYYTIVGAKLLVMLALAFIIYSVSFKVKDRIHKLWWVVLLLLVPLLIAKSTEKGHHFIQYTHYLIMPQKNWHWSWWFQVIGLSYFSFNGISYLIDIKRKYIVPEKNFFLLLLYLLYFPTVFSGPLHRAKYLFAQFKQVKITNESISHGLRLMLWGLFKQIVIAQRLYVFLQNLLASPISGGYYLLLGLVFFLYLYCNFSAFVDFFQGVSQLFNVRLKDNFNHRIYLASSRQTFWQGWHKTLNEWFRDYFFFVVVKYDKKRRYTNAILLLTFLLIAVWHGFNYSLLLWGTMNGLWIILEKKVPFGKWAYPKLRKVMGVVYHLMLSSILALVFISPDIQALIQQALNTDAYFPWQVMAGQKANLVIIMLAFGMMDYHNGQAKKQRFDDYLQGKSLWQRWFIYFKLTLCILALGKGLIIDNYYIQF from the coding sequence ATGGGCAAAACAAATATTTATGCGCAACGCCCAATCTATTTTGCTAAAAAACAAAACTCTATGATTCACCCATTGGTTGTTGCAGCCTTTGTGTTAACCTCAGTATGTTTGGTGGCTGCTTTTCCAGCCAATCGACGCTGGCAAGCCTTGCTTATCAGTAGCTTGGTATTTTATTATACAATCGTGGGGGCTAAGTTATTGGTGATGCTGGCGTTGGCATTCATTATCTACAGTGTAAGTTTCAAGGTCAAAGATCGTATCCATAAACTTTGGTGGGTGGTATTGCTGCTGTTGGTGCCCCTCTTGATTGCTAAAAGTACTGAAAAAGGGCATCACTTTATACAATACACTCACTACTTGATTATGCCTCAAAAAAACTGGCATTGGTCCTGGTGGTTTCAAGTGATTGGCTTGTCTTACTTTAGCTTCAATGGCATTAGTTACCTCATAGACATCAAGCGCAAATATATAGTTCCAGAGAAGAATTTTTTCTTGCTGCTGTTATATTTGCTTTATTTCCCTACGGTATTCTCTGGCCCTTTGCACCGGGCAAAATACCTCTTTGCTCAATTCAAGCAAGTTAAAATTACCAATGAGTCTATTAGTCATGGGCTTAGATTAATGCTTTGGGGGCTTTTCAAACAAATAGTCATTGCCCAAAGGTTATATGTCTTCTTGCAAAACCTTTTGGCAAGCCCCATCAGTGGAGGCTATTACCTACTATTAGGGTTGGTGTTTTTTCTATACCTCTACTGTAACTTTAGTGCGTTTGTAGATTTTTTTCAAGGAGTCTCCCAACTATTCAATGTCAGGCTCAAAGACAACTTTAATCACCGAATTTACCTTGCCTCATCGCGGCAAACGTTTTGGCAAGGCTGGCACAAAACCCTGAATGAATGGTTTAGAGACTATTTCTTTTTTGTAGTGGTCAAATATGATAAAAAACGACGCTATACCAACGCCATTCTATTGCTCACCTTTTTGCTCATTGCAGTATGGCATGGGTTCAACTATAGCCTACTTTTGTGGGGTACTATGAACGGACTATGGATTATTTTAGAAAAAAAAGTACCTTTTGGCAAATGGGCGTATCCTAAACTAAGAAAGGTAATGGGAGTTGTTTATCATTTGATGTTGTCAAGCATACTTGCCCTTGTATTTATTTCGCCAGATATTCAAGCGCTTATTCAGCAAGCTTTAAACACTGATGCCTACTTTCCCTGGCAAGTCATGGCAGGTCAAAAAGCAAACCTGGTGATAATTATGCTGGCATTTGGTATGATGGATTATCACAATGGACAGGCAAAAAAACAAAGGTTTGACGATTACCTTCAAGGTAAAAGCCTCTGGCAGAGATGGTTTATATATTTTAAACTCACCTTGTGCATATTAGCCTTAGGCAAAGGTTTGATCATAGACAATTATTACATACAATTTTAA
- a CDS encoding cytochrome P450, which translates to MESSTKIIWNPYSKGYFQDPYPHLKACRENNPIHQGVHKEWIFFKHRDVSHLLRHPQLDVSDLSQYLKEKEDYIFKNTEACPYLAQSTQWWPMYLNGKLHKKIRVVLGKVFNSLEWENVILKAVQKVNARYQRLGTFNLVDYCADYIFMITSEIFGIDKYGTADKIKEYSNLLARSQDLFVPKQLYQKINTSLLWGKQLFDHSPYREKIETALKEQQLDYTSDKVYSLMAISLMAAFETSKDNLSIALYEILNHSNLFDFALENNSQQLNAFIEELFRFTAPLQYTVRVTQDQFTYAGVDLPAQSKLYLCLASANRDPEVFDRPDEIIPDRQPNPHLSFGGGMHFCLGANVARLEVRHCLQPMMHLLKNYTFDDHEENRVQWAKQIFMRNAQSILLKNKTL; encoded by the coding sequence ATGGAGAGCTCAACAAAAATAATCTGGAACCCCTACAGCAAAGGTTATTTTCAAGACCCTTATCCTCACCTCAAAGCCTGCCGCGAAAATAACCCCATACACCAAGGGGTGCATAAGGAATGGATATTTTTCAAACACCGTGATGTAAGTCACTTGCTCCGCCACCCCCAACTTGATGTATCAGACCTTAGCCAGTACCTGAAAGAAAAAGAAGATTATATTTTCAAAAATACAGAGGCTTGCCCTTATTTAGCCCAAAGCACCCAATGGTGGCCAATGTACTTGAACGGTAAACTACACAAAAAAATAAGGGTCGTACTGGGCAAGGTGTTTAATTCGCTAGAGTGGGAAAATGTGATCCTGAAGGCAGTACAAAAAGTAAATGCCCGTTACCAAAGGCTTGGTACGTTCAACTTGGTAGACTACTGCGCTGATTATATTTTTATGATCACTTCAGAAATATTTGGCATTGACAAATATGGTACCGCAGACAAGATAAAGGAATACTCTAACCTACTTGCCCGTAGCCAGGATTTGTTTGTACCCAAACAACTCTACCAAAAAATCAACACCTCTTTATTATGGGGCAAACAACTATTTGACCACTCTCCCTACCGCGAAAAAATTGAAACAGCACTCAAGGAGCAACAACTTGACTATACCAGCGACAAGGTGTATTCGCTGATGGCAATTTCGCTCATGGCAGCCTTTGAAACCTCCAAAGACAATCTTAGTATAGCACTATATGAAATATTAAACCACTCAAACTTGTTCGATTTTGCATTAGAAAACAACTCTCAACAATTAAATGCTTTCATTGAAGAATTGTTTAGATTTACGGCTCCCTTGCAATATACTGTAAGGGTAACTCAAGATCAGTTTACCTATGCAGGAGTAGACTTGCCAGCCCAGTCGAAGTTATACCTGTGCCTTGCCAGCGCCAACCGTGATCCCGAAGTTTTTGATCGCCCCGATGAAATTATACCCGACCGTCAGCCAAACCCACATTTATCTTTTGGTGGAGGCATGCACTTCTGCCTGGGGGCTAATGTTGCCCGTTTGGAAGTGAGGCATTGCCTGCAGCCCATGATGCACTTACTAAAAAACTATACTTTTGATGATCATGAGGAAAACAGGGTGCAATGGGCAAAACAAATATTTATGCGCAACGCCCAATCTATTTTGCTAAAAAACAAAACTCTATGA
- a CDS encoding acyl carrier protein, producing MIDIKKWLLEKIAEETGLNTDEISCDEDFNNFDMDSLSIVSIAADLESVTNEDIDPTAFVEYNTINKFATWRAQQK from the coding sequence ATGATCGATATAAAAAAATGGCTTTTAGAAAAAATAGCCGAAGAAACGGGATTAAATACTGATGAAATTTCTTGTGACGAAGATTTCAATAACTTTGACATGGACTCGCTGTCTATTGTATCTATAGCAGCCGACCTGGAAAGCGTTACCAATGAAGACATTGACCCTACCGCGTTTGTAGAATACAATACTATCAATAAGTTTGCAACATGGAGAGCTCAACAAAAATAA
- a CDS encoding ADP-ribosylglycohydrolase family protein, giving the protein MDILKAYNQPQHKLAKLALQGTWLGDAFGQRFFDTRPHIEQWLHTYTLPPAPWYFTDDTIMTVGLTQSLFKNQVVHQNELAQIWAINYQKNISRGYGGTAHKILREIGEGKPWVNASKEVFSGMGSMGNGAAMRVAPIGAFYTQDLAQIIDQAKLSAQITHSHPEAQAGAIAVAVAAHLAGHTVLAGNDFLAKVSHHTPDSQTKDRINKALSLPASYRIDTVVHALGNGHQMLAQDTVPLALWCAAHHVDNFEDALWLTVSALGDRDTTCAIVGGIVALRVGTSGLPARWIEAAEPILEGWLVK; this is encoded by the coding sequence ATGGATATATTGAAAGCTTATAACCAACCCCAGCACAAGCTGGCAAAACTGGCACTGCAAGGCACTTGGTTGGGTGATGCTTTTGGACAACGTTTTTTTGACACCCGCCCTCACATTGAGCAATGGCTACACACCTACACCTTACCACCTGCCCCTTGGTATTTTACTGATGATACCATTATGACGGTTGGGCTTACTCAAAGCTTATTTAAAAATCAAGTCGTTCATCAAAACGAACTTGCTCAAATATGGGCAATCAATTACCAAAAAAACATATCGAGAGGCTACGGTGGCACTGCCCACAAAATACTGCGCGAAATAGGCGAAGGCAAACCTTGGGTAAACGCTTCTAAAGAAGTATTCAGTGGCATGGGCTCTATGGGCAACGGGGCCGCTATGCGGGTGGCTCCTATTGGGGCATTTTATACGCAGGATTTGGCTCAAATAATTGACCAAGCCAAGTTATCGGCACAAATCACCCATAGCCACCCCGAAGCTCAAGCAGGAGCCATTGCGGTAGCCGTAGCTGCTCATCTGGCGGGGCACACGGTGCTTGCGGGCAACGATTTTTTGGCTAAAGTGAGTCATCATACCCCTGACAGCCAAACCAAAGACCGAATCAATAAAGCGTTGAGTCTTCCGGCAAGTTATAGGATAGATACTGTAGTGCATGCCTTAGGCAATGGACATCAAATGCTGGCTCAAGACACGGTACCTTTGGCGCTATGGTGTGCGGCTCATCATGTAGACAATTTCGAGGATGCACTCTGGCTGACAGTATCGGCATTGGGCGACCGTGATACTACCTGCGCTATAGTAGGTGGCATAGTGGCATTGCGGGTGGGCACATCAGGCTTGCCTGCTCGCTGGATAGAGGCGGCTGAACCTATATTGGAGGGGTGGTTGGTTAAATGA
- a CDS encoding head GIN domain-containing protein — protein sequence MRLSTILTSLCLLVVISACNTTTRGKDPGYDDDGKVYTGEDTFVEEAPPLSKNNDYGKVRNLPEFNSLLHSIAGDVIWKQGDKQSVEVHAVPDVLREIVTEVKEGGLLYIGYRTHGFRQGDNKVYVFITTPSIKAIRLSASGNLKSKNRWEVSDLSLAVSGSGNFNIRLDAKKVMTEVKGSGNVKLRGNTDLHTINLMGSGQVLCQSLDTDVCQVEVNGSGVCQLNVNDELNATVNGSGSITYKGNPTVRKSVNGSGSISQR from the coding sequence ATGAGATTGAGCACAATATTGACAAGTCTTTGTTTACTGGTGGTGATCAGCGCCTGTAATACCACCACCAGAGGCAAAGACCCTGGATATGATGACGATGGTAAGGTGTATACCGGAGAAGATACCTTTGTCGAAGAAGCTCCACCTTTGTCAAAAAACAATGACTATGGTAAGGTAAGAAATCTGCCTGAGTTTAACAGCCTTTTGCATAGCATTGCCGGCGATGTAATCTGGAAACAAGGCGATAAGCAATCGGTAGAAGTACATGCGGTGCCTGATGTACTCAGAGAGATTGTAACAGAAGTAAAAGAAGGAGGACTGTTATACATAGGCTACCGTACTCATGGCTTTCGGCAAGGCGACAATAAAGTGTATGTATTTATTACCACCCCCAGCATCAAAGCGATTCGTTTGAGTGCTTCGGGCAACCTAAAGTCTAAAAACAGGTGGGAGGTAAGTGACCTTTCACTGGCAGTTTCTGGTTCGGGTAACTTTAACATTCGTTTAGATGCCAAAAAAGTAATGACTGAGGTGAAAGGATCGGGCAATGTAAAGCTACGAGGAAATACTGACTTACATACGATTAATCTGATGGGTTCGGGGCAAGTGCTTTGCCAAAGCCTAGACACAGATGTTTGTCAGGTAGAGGTCAATGGTTCAGGGGTTTGTCAGTTAAATGTAAATGATGAGCTTAACGCCACCGTCAATGGCAGTGGTTCTATTACCTATAAAGGCAACCCAACCGTGCGTAAGTCAGTGAACGGTTCAGGAAGCATCAGTCAAAGATGA